In Alkalihalobacillus sp. FSL W8-0930, a single window of DNA contains:
- a CDS encoding VOC family protein, which yields MSTFLKHIHHVQLAAPIGAEDEARAFYTKVLGFTEVEKPADMKKNGGCWFEQGDISLHIGIETPFVPADKAHPAFYTDDLEAVSRHLDSLGVKVEYDTRYPGYTRFYVYDPFQNRIEILQKT from the coding sequence ATGTCGACTTTTTTAAAACACATTCATCACGTACAATTAGCTGCACCTATTGGAGCTGAGGACGAAGCCAGGGCGTTTTATACAAAAGTCCTTGGGTTCACGGAAGTTGAGAAGCCCGCTGACATGAAGAAAAACGGTGGATGCTGGTTTGAGCAAGGCGATATTTCCTTACATATTGGAATTGAAACACCATTTGTTCCAGCGGATAAAGCTCATCCTGCGTTCTATACGGATGACCTTGAAGCCGTTTCCCGGCACCTAGACTCGCTAGGCGTTAAAGTGGAATATGATACCCGTTACCCTGGCTACACGCGTTTTTATGTGTACGACCCTTTCCAAAATCGAATTGAAATCCTGCAAAAAACGTAA
- a CDS encoding NAD(P)-dependent oxidoreductase, translating to MQKAVVLGGLGFIGYHLCQELLEKGVEVVCIEKQDPREYPELDEKLMYMGRNASFEWMLGDLDDTDSRLYTMISEADTVFHMASPVSLESKWQLKNQTVQQATKWIQAISQAMKKDAMLIFPSTVEIYGDVPGLITEETPPQPISPYGLIKYELEQSIAKETEAHQLRYSILRLPTVFGPWQRKDMTFAQLLNHEQEIYKDRSTLDALYVTDVAKGFVQAAIKRDRSSIYHLTSGKRNQWFIGAKLLGACEELLKESHTRSSLSPKKAEEQLQFTASVTIEEGIRHQEEHVHKRNRFR from the coding sequence GTGCAAAAGGCTGTTGTTCTTGGAGGTTTAGGCTTTATTGGATACCACCTTTGTCAGGAGCTTTTAGAGAAGGGTGTGGAGGTGGTGTGTATTGAAAAACAAGATCCGCGCGAATACCCAGAACTTGATGAGAAGTTAATGTATATGGGGCGTAATGCATCCTTTGAATGGATGCTAGGGGATTTGGATGATACTGACAGCCGCCTGTATACGATGATTTCAGAGGCGGATACCGTTTTTCATATGGCATCACCTGTTTCACTTGAAAGTAAATGGCAGCTGAAAAATCAAACCGTACAACAAGCGACCAAGTGGATCCAAGCGATTAGTCAAGCGATGAAAAAGGACGCGATGCTCATCTTTCCATCAACTGTTGAGATATATGGGGACGTTCCAGGTCTGATTACAGAAGAAACACCGCCACAACCCATTTCACCGTATGGACTAATCAAATACGAACTCGAGCAAAGTATTGCAAAGGAAACGGAAGCTCATCAGCTAAGATATTCCATTCTGCGGTTACCAACGGTGTTTGGACCATGGCAGCGTAAGGACATGACATTTGCTCAATTACTAAACCATGAGCAAGAAATCTATAAAGATCGATCTACATTAGATGCTCTTTATGTAACAGATGTCGCAAAAGGATTTGTTCAGGCTGCAATAAAGAGAGATCGTTCGAGCATTTACCATTTAACCTCTGGCAAACGTAATCAATGGTTTATTGGAGCTAAATTACTTGGAGCTTGCGAGGAACTACTAAAAGAGTCTCACACCAGGTCCTCACTCTCTCCCAAAAAAGCAGAAGAACAGTTACAGTTTACGGCATCAGTTACAATCGAAGAAGGAATACGACACCAGGAAGAACATGTTCATAAAAGAAATAGGTTTAGATAG
- a CDS encoding YjzC family protein, producing MLLGQSRQFIAGQKAPNNGIYVEIGETGSTVNAPQSVKLKAGDSFPDLTNQDRKWTYKRKP from the coding sequence ATTCTTTTGGGACAAAGTCGTCAATTTATTGCGGGGCAAAAAGCACCCAATAATGGAATTTATGTTGAAATTGGTGAAACAGGTAGTACTGTTAATGCACCACAATCTGTTAAGTTAAAAGCTGGAGACTCTTTTCCAGACTTAACAAACCAGGATCGTAAATGGACGTACAAACGTAAACCATAA
- the argF gene encoding ornithine carbamoyltransferase: MSQTTEVPTHTLTGRDFLTLFDYTPDEIKQLLQSAKSYKENPETKKGVLADKSLGMIFENASTRTRVSFEVGLTQMGGHALFLSPRDLQIGRGEPVRDTAQVLSRYLDAIMIRTNSHELVEEFAHYATVPVINALTDAYHPCQALADLLTIQEHKETLAGLKLAYFGDGNNVAHSLLVAGAKMGMHVVVATPDEHKVDQDIVAKVREIAKQTGAIIEETNDPAAAAKEADVIYTDVWASMGFEAEQTTREQSLAKYQVNEELLTSAKEDYMFLHCLPAHRGEEVTAEVIDGKHSFVYDQAENRLHAQQAILAALIG, from the coding sequence ATGTCACAGACTACTGAAGTACCAACTCACACGTTAACAGGCCGTGATTTTCTAACACTGTTTGATTACACTCCAGATGAAATCAAGCAGTTGCTTCAATCGGCTAAGTCCTATAAAGAGAACCCCGAGACAAAAAAAGGGGTTCTCGCAGATAAATCACTAGGCATGATTTTTGAGAATGCATCTACTCGCACTCGTGTTTCATTTGAGGTGGGCCTCACACAAATGGGAGGTCACGCATTATTCTTAAGTCCGAGAGACCTGCAAATAGGTCGTGGTGAACCAGTGCGGGATACGGCACAAGTGTTATCACGTTATCTGGACGCGATTATGATTCGTACCAACTCGCATGAGCTTGTTGAAGAATTTGCACACTATGCGACAGTCCCAGTCATTAATGCGCTAACAGACGCTTATCATCCATGCCAGGCTCTGGCAGATCTTCTTACAATTCAAGAGCACAAAGAAACACTTGCCGGGCTTAAGCTTGCTTACTTTGGGGATGGAAACAATGTCGCTCATTCCCTTCTTGTGGCAGGAGCAAAAATGGGCATGCATGTTGTGGTGGCTACTCCGGATGAACACAAGGTAGATCAGGACATTGTTGCAAAAGTGCGTGAAATTGCCAAGCAGACAGGTGCAATCATTGAAGAAACAAATGATCCTGCTGCAGCAGCAAAGGAAGCCGATGTCATTTATACGGATGTTTGGGCTAGCATGGGCTTTGAAGCAGAACAAACAACCAGAGAGCAATCACTTGCTAAGTACCAAGTAAATGAAGAGCTTCTAACATCTGCGAAAGAGGATTACATGTTCCTGCACTGTCTTCCTGCCCACCGCGGGGAAGAAGTAACGGCAGAAGTAATTGATGGCAAGCATTCCTTTGTTTATGATCAAGCTGAAAATCGCCTTCATGCACAGCAAGCGATTCTAGCTGCCTTAATTGGTTAA
- a CDS encoding carbamoyl phosphate synthase large subunit, translated as MYKKGDLQSVLVIGSGPIVIGQAAEFDYAGTQACMALREEGIKVILANNNPATVMTDDACADVVYFEPLTIESIEAIIKKEKPDGLLATLGGQTGLNLALELHDSGILAANNVELLGTPIDSIKKGEDRDLFRSLMNELNEPVPESEIVTTAEEALAFAEKVGYPIIVRPAYTLGGAGGGIAKDSHALAQIVEGGLDLSPINQCLIEKSIAGFKEIEYEVMRDANDTCITVCNMENIDPVGVHTGDSIVVAPSQTLTDVEYQMLRSVSVKIIRALGIVGGCNIQFALDPNSKQYYLIEVNPRVSRSSALASKATGYPIARMAAKLSIGYLLHELKNPVTGHTYASFEPALDYVVVKFPRWPFDKFTQANRLLGTQMKATGEVMAIERHLEAALQKAIRSLELKTSGLSLDALANWTAEQHWEVVKQADDRRFFSMLELLRQGVTVEEMARETGINTYFLQAYARLVKAENEINETSLNNVSKEALLQYKKLGFTDPHLADSWHVTESEVRELRKTYELQPSYKMVDTCAGEFAASTAYYYSSWDGENEAIPSSNKKILILGSGPIRIGQGIEFDYCSVHGAYSLRKLGYETIIMNNNPETVSTDYVTADRLYFEPLTVEDVLAVAEHENVEGVIIQLGGQTAISLLEGLEDAGVHVYGTSFDTIDMLEDRGRFYSFMNDVHVPHIPGETADSKEDALTRAKTLGYPLLIRPSYVIGGQGMLICTTQEELEAYLNKEETVLYPLLLDAYYPGKELEVDVLTDGTDVYIAGIFEHVEKAGVHSGDSMAVTPPFSLSDEVKETILAYTKQIANGMDFKGIFNIQFVLYQGQLYVIEINPRASRTVPIFSKVTGVGLIDGTIQLLLGSSINDLGLTPGFAPEQSFYTVKAPVFSYLKLSGLDPLLEAEMKSTGELISISTSLPEAFKKAFAWAQGQKPALYQSKGLVYVDIHSDYEEQFQSYQQLLEQHGFTIVRNEFDQWLTQKEAIALISLPKPGFKEGKEQRIAALGKRLTVITELNTLDVMLQGRTATSNTLFSLQEWMQNDQIPVS; from the coding sequence ATGTATAAGAAAGGCGATCTGCAGTCGGTATTAGTCATAGGTTCTGGCCCAATCGTTATCGGGCAGGCTGCGGAATTTGATTATGCCGGCACACAAGCGTGTATGGCGCTAAGAGAAGAAGGCATTAAAGTAATCCTTGCAAATAACAATCCAGCAACCGTTATGACAGATGATGCATGTGCGGATGTTGTTTATTTTGAACCACTGACGATTGAAAGTATTGAAGCGATTATAAAAAAGGAAAAACCAGATGGCTTACTTGCTACGCTTGGAGGTCAAACAGGATTAAACTTAGCACTTGAGCTTCATGATTCAGGGATTCTTGCAGCAAACAATGTTGAACTATTAGGTACGCCGATTGATTCAATTAAAAAGGGAGAGGACCGGGATCTTTTCCGCTCACTAATGAATGAATTAAACGAACCCGTACCTGAAAGTGAGATTGTGACAACAGCTGAAGAAGCTTTAGCTTTTGCTGAGAAGGTTGGTTATCCAATCATTGTTAGACCAGCCTATACATTAGGTGGTGCTGGTGGAGGAATTGCTAAAGACTCGCACGCTCTTGCTCAAATTGTTGAGGGTGGACTTGATCTAAGCCCAATCAATCAGTGCTTAATTGAAAAAAGTATTGCAGGATTTAAGGAAATTGAATATGAAGTGATGCGTGATGCAAATGACACTTGTATTACTGTGTGTAACATGGAGAACATCGATCCTGTTGGGGTTCACACAGGAGACTCGATTGTTGTTGCCCCTTCGCAGACGCTTACGGATGTTGAATATCAAATGCTTCGCTCTGTATCGGTTAAAATCATTCGCGCATTAGGAATTGTTGGTGGATGTAATATTCAATTCGCACTTGATCCAAATAGTAAGCAGTACTATTTGATTGAAGTAAACCCACGGGTGAGCCGTTCTTCTGCTCTTGCTTCAAAGGCAACAGGTTATCCAATTGCTAGAATGGCTGCAAAACTAAGTATTGGTTATTTGCTTCATGAACTGAAGAATCCAGTAACAGGTCATACGTATGCGAGCTTTGAGCCAGCACTGGATTATGTAGTCGTTAAATTCCCACGTTGGCCGTTTGATAAGTTCACACAAGCGAATCGTTTGTTAGGCACTCAAATGAAGGCGACTGGCGAAGTCATGGCGATTGAACGTCATTTAGAAGCGGCTTTACAAAAAGCCATTCGCTCTCTTGAGTTAAAAACGTCAGGACTTTCTCTTGACGCGTTAGCCAACTGGACTGCAGAACAGCATTGGGAGGTTGTGAAGCAAGCGGACGACCGCAGATTCTTCTCTATGCTTGAACTTCTTAGACAGGGAGTAACGGTTGAGGAGATGGCTCGTGAAACAGGTATTAATACGTATTTCCTTCAAGCGTATGCCCGTCTGGTGAAAGCAGAGAATGAAATCAATGAGACTTCATTAAACAACGTTTCAAAAGAGGCGCTCCTTCAATATAAAAAGCTAGGCTTTACGGATCCTCATTTGGCTGATAGCTGGCATGTCACAGAATCAGAAGTGAGAGAGCTCCGTAAAACTTACGAGCTACAGCCTTCTTATAAGATGGTAGACACATGTGCAGGTGAATTTGCTGCATCAACCGCTTATTATTATTCAAGCTGGGACGGAGAGAATGAAGCGATTCCTTCCTCCAACAAGAAAATTTTAATTCTCGGTTCTGGACCCATTCGGATTGGGCAAGGAATTGAATTTGACTATTGTTCCGTTCATGGTGCGTATAGCCTTCGGAAGCTAGGGTACGAAACGATTATTATGAACAACAACCCTGAAACAGTGAGTACAGATTATGTCACGGCAGATCGTCTATACTTTGAGCCACTAACGGTTGAAGATGTGCTTGCAGTTGCAGAGCATGAAAACGTTGAAGGTGTCATCATTCAGCTTGGTGGTCAAACGGCTATTTCTCTTTTAGAAGGGCTAGAAGACGCAGGTGTGCACGTGTATGGAACAAGTTTTGATACAATTGATATGCTTGAAGACCGTGGCCGTTTTTACAGCTTTATGAATGACGTTCACGTTCCACATATTCCAGGTGAGACAGCTGATTCGAAAGAGGACGCTCTTACGCGTGCTAAAACGCTTGGCTATCCTTTATTAATTCGTCCGTCCTATGTGATTGGCGGACAGGGAATGCTTATTTGTACAACGCAGGAAGAGCTTGAGGCTTATTTAAATAAAGAAGAAACTGTTCTTTATCCTTTACTATTGGATGCATACTATCCTGGGAAAGAGCTTGAAGTCGATGTGTTAACAGACGGAACGGATGTCTACATTGCAGGGATCTTTGAACATGTTGAAAAAGCAGGTGTCCATTCAGGAGACAGTATGGCTGTGACACCACCATTTTCATTATCGGATGAAGTGAAAGAAACGATCTTGGCTTATACGAAACAAATTGCAAATGGAATGGATTTTAAAGGGATCTTTAATATTCAATTTGTCTTATACCAAGGACAGTTGTACGTCATTGAAATTAATCCGCGTGCTTCAAGAACGGTTCCAATCTTTAGTAAGGTCACTGGTGTTGGGCTGATTGATGGAACCATTCAGCTACTTCTTGGATCAAGTATTAATGATCTAGGTTTAACACCTGGGTTTGCACCTGAGCAATCGTTCTATACCGTAAAAGCACCTGTATTCTCATACCTTAAGCTTTCTGGACTTGATCCATTACTTGAAGCCGAGATGAAATCAACAGGTGAATTAATTAGTATTAGCACATCACTCCCTGAGGCTTTCAAAAAAGCATTTGCTTGGGCCCAAGGCCAAAAGCCAGCCTTGTATCAGTCAAAAGGGTTGGTCTATGTTGATATTCATTCGGACTATGAAGAACAGTTCCAATCCTATCAGCAGCTTTTAGAACAGCACGGTTTCACCATTGTGCGTAACGAATTTGATCAATGGCTTACTCAAAAAGAGGCGATTGCCCTGATCAGTCTTCCGAAACCTGGTTTTAAAGAAGGAAAAGAACAGCGGATTGCGGCTCTTGGAAAACGTCTAACTGTCATTACAGAGCTAAATACGTTAGATGTTATGCTTCAAGGACGCACAGCGACATCAAATACGCTATTCTCGCTCCAGGAATGGATGCAAAACGATCAAATTCCCGTTTCATAA
- a CDS encoding carbamoyl phosphate synthase small subunit encodes MKGYVVLETGETFSGQLFGAEEGKDVHAEIVFFTGMTGYQEVLSDPSFKGQMVVFTYPLIGNYGINQSDFESLKPQAEALLISELNETGHHYEVNQPLSDCLTQAKIPYLTGVDTRAIVKRIRKNGDMRAVLTTNPETVDFNASLPLGEQDVVSTVAVKEKQTFGEGERHVVLVDFGYKTSIVDELVASGNQVTVVPYHTSFEAIDALKPDGILLSNGPGNPKQLQSYIPTIRKMAEHYPTLGICLGHQLLALAFGGNTEKLNFGHRGANQPVIDQKTNKVYMTSQNHSYVVNEASLTQTELQARFFNVNDGSIEGLEHKSLPVLSVQFHPEAHPGPSDSATLFNVFKEMMSQGRESLYV; translated from the coding sequence ATGAAAGGCTACGTCGTACTTGAAACAGGGGAAACATTTAGCGGCCAATTATTTGGAGCAGAAGAAGGTAAAGATGTCCACGCAGAGATCGTCTTTTTTACAGGGATGACTGGCTATCAGGAAGTATTAAGTGATCCTTCCTTTAAAGGGCAAATGGTCGTGTTTACGTATCCGTTAATCGGTAACTACGGGATTAATCAATCTGACTTTGAAAGTCTTAAACCGCAAGCTGAGGCCTTACTTATTAGTGAACTAAATGAAACAGGACATCACTATGAGGTCAATCAACCTTTGTCAGATTGTCTTACCCAAGCAAAAATTCCTTATCTAACGGGAGTGGACACACGAGCAATTGTAAAGCGAATCCGTAAAAACGGAGATATGAGAGCGGTTCTTACAACAAATCCTGAAACGGTTGATTTCAATGCATCGCTGCCACTTGGAGAGCAGGATGTTGTATCGACGGTAGCAGTCAAAGAAAAGCAAACATTTGGTGAGGGAGAACGACATGTCGTTCTTGTTGATTTTGGATACAAAACGTCCATTGTTGACGAGCTTGTAGCCAGTGGCAACCAAGTGACAGTTGTTCCATATCACACATCCTTTGAGGCGATTGACGCATTAAAGCCGGATGGTATTTTACTTTCAAATGGACCTGGCAATCCAAAGCAATTGCAGTCCTACATTCCTACCATTCGTAAAATGGCTGAACATTATCCGACACTTGGTATTTGTTTAGGTCATCAGCTGTTAGCATTAGCTTTTGGTGGAAATACAGAAAAACTAAACTTTGGACATAGAGGCGCCAATCAGCCAGTCATTGACCAGAAAACCAATAAAGTATACATGACTTCTCAAAACCATAGCTATGTGGTAAATGAGGCTTCGCTTACACAAACAGAGCTTCAAGCACGATTCTTTAATGTGAATGATGGGTCTATTGAGGGACTTGAACATAAATCTTTACCAGTGTTATCGGTGCAATTCCATCCAGAAGCGCATCCGGGACCAAGCGACAGTGCAACATTATTTAATGTATTTAAAGAGATGATGAGTCAAGGGAGAGAAAGCTTGTATGTATAA
- a CDS encoding acetylornithine transaminase, whose protein sequence is MSSLFPTYQRWDVHVKSGKGTTLVDTNNKEYLDFIGGIAVCNLGHCHPNVVDALKTQAEQLWHVSNLFEIDGQEQAASVLTEKSSGDYVFFCNSGTEANEAAIKLARKHTGKQHIISLKNSFHGRTLGSMAATGQAKIHEGYGTMLESFSYADLNDLESVKRLMTDETAAVMIEVVQGEGGVRVMDADFAENLQALCKEHSLLLIVDEVQTGIGRTGKAFGYEHFNLSPDIITVAKGLGNGFPVGALIGKAHLKPAFQPGSHGSTFGGNPLAMAVVNAVLTEIFDESFLKEVVKKGKAFENYLNEALNGSPIVKEVRGLGLIAGIECYAPVAEYITKAREKGLLVLPAGPNVIRLLPPLVATDEELKQAASILAEVVTNQTTTV, encoded by the coding sequence ATGAGTTCATTATTTCCAACCTATCAAAGATGGGACGTCCATGTTAAGTCAGGCAAGGGTACGACATTAGTTGATACTAATAACAAAGAATATCTGGACTTCATTGGCGGTATTGCTGTTTGTAATCTTGGTCACTGCCATCCAAATGTTGTTGATGCATTAAAAACGCAAGCGGAGCAGTTATGGCATGTCTCAAATTTATTTGAGATAGACGGTCAGGAACAAGCAGCTTCAGTTCTTACGGAGAAGAGTAGTGGAGACTATGTGTTTTTCTGTAACAGTGGAACAGAGGCTAACGAAGCAGCCATTAAGCTAGCTCGTAAACATACAGGTAAACAACACATTATCAGCTTAAAGAATTCGTTCCACGGTCGTACGTTAGGAAGCATGGCTGCAACCGGACAGGCGAAAATCCATGAAGGATATGGCACGATGCTAGAAAGCTTTAGCTATGCTGATTTAAATGATCTAGAGTCTGTGAAGCGTTTGATGACGGATGAAACAGCAGCTGTGATGATTGAGGTTGTTCAAGGTGAAGGTGGCGTCAGAGTAATGGACGCAGATTTTGCAGAAAACCTTCAAGCCTTATGTAAGGAACATTCTCTTCTTCTCATAGTAGATGAAGTGCAAACGGGTATCGGACGAACAGGAAAAGCATTCGGTTATGAGCATTTTAATCTTTCACCTGATATCATTACTGTTGCGAAAGGACTTGGAAATGGTTTTCCAGTCGGTGCGTTAATTGGTAAAGCTCACTTAAAACCAGCGTTTCAGCCAGGGAGTCACGGTTCAACATTTGGAGGAAATCCACTTGCAATGGCTGTTGTGAACGCGGTACTCACAGAAATCTTTGATGAGTCTTTCTTAAAAGAAGTAGTGAAAAAAGGGAAAGCTTTTGAAAACTATTTGAACGAAGCTCTGAACGGATCACCAATTGTCAAAGAAGTTCGTGGATTAGGATTAATTGCTGGAATAGAGTGCTACGCGCCAGTAGCGGAGTATATTACAAAAGCTAGAGAAAAAGGGCTGTTGGTTTTACCGGCTGGACCAAACGTGATTCGCTTGTTACCGCCACTTGTTGCAACAGACGAAGAACTAAAGCAAGCAGCATCCATTCTTGCAGAGGTCGTTACAAATCAAACAACAACCGTTTAG
- the argB gene encoding acetylglutamate kinase translates to MSGIVVIKCGGSTLEQLSDDFFQSITKLKQEGKHPVLVHGGGPDINQMLDQLSIESEFVDGLRKTTSVVLDTVEMVLCGRVNKQLVKRTQEGEGLAIGLAGCDANLLMVKPVNVEKLGYVGEPIQVNAELIHTLIDQQLIPVIAPIGVDADGTHFNVNADTAAGAIAEALGANELIFVTDVDGILKDGTALATVTEEEVQQFIQSGVIYGGMIPKVRAALHSLKGSLPFVRIVNGKNAVFSAGSGLSGTKIVKQTAPSVS, encoded by the coding sequence ATGTCTGGAATTGTCGTTATAAAATGTGGCGGAAGTACGTTAGAGCAATTATCGGATGACTTCTTCCAAAGCATTACAAAGCTTAAACAAGAAGGCAAACACCCCGTACTTGTTCATGGTGGAGGGCCTGATATTAATCAGATGCTTGACCAGCTTTCGATTGAGAGTGAATTTGTAGATGGACTTAGAAAAACAACCTCAGTTGTGTTGGATACAGTAGAAATGGTCCTATGTGGGCGAGTGAACAAACAACTAGTGAAACGAACACAAGAAGGTGAGGGCCTGGCGATCGGATTAGCTGGGTGTGATGCCAATCTGTTAATGGTCAAACCAGTAAATGTTGAGAAGCTAGGATATGTAGGTGAGCCGATACAAGTGAACGCAGAGCTGATTCACACGTTAATTGATCAACAGTTAATTCCGGTTATTGCTCCAATCGGGGTAGATGCGGATGGCACACATTTTAATGTGAATGCAGACACAGCAGCTGGAGCCATTGCAGAAGCTCTAGGAGCCAATGAATTGATCTTTGTAACGGATGTAGATGGCATCTTAAAAGACGGTACGGCGCTTGCGACAGTCACAGAAGAGGAAGTTCAACAGTTCATTCAAAGTGGAGTGATTTATGGAGGAATGATTCCTAAAGTTCGTGCAGCCCTGCATAGTTTAAAAGGATCTCTTCCATTTGTGCGAATCGTAAACGGAAAGAATGCAGTCTTTTCAGCTGGAAGTGGATTATCAGGAACAAAAATCGTCAAGCAGACTGCACCATCTGTTTCCTAA
- the argJ gene encoding bifunctional glutamate N-acetyltransferase/amino-acid acetyltransferase ArgJ, whose translation MSVTKQTDQVKQIESGSILTPKGFLAAGIHAGLKRKRKDLGAILCEVPASVAAVYTLNQIQAAPLKVTQESIAVENKIQALVVNSGNANACTGERGLKDAYTMRQVSAQQFNIPEHLVAVTSTGVIGEYLPIEKVTDGIKQLKPTSIEGAAQTFNEAILTTDTTTKQTCFQTEIDGQTISIGGVAKGSGMIHPNMATMLSFVTTDAVIESDELQKALSSITNQTFNRITVDGDTSTNDMAVVMASGLAGNNSLSPDHPQWASFYEALKLACESLSKQIARDGEGATKLIEVQVNGALNDEEAGKVAKQIVGSDLVKSAVFGKDANWGRIICAIGYSECKINPETIDIAIGSTMTLLQSQPLVFSEEQATAYMTDEDTVVINVHLHVGEGFGKAWGCDLTYDYVRINAGYRT comes from the coding sequence ATGAGTGTAACCAAACAAACAGATCAAGTAAAACAGATAGAATCAGGGTCTATTTTAACACCAAAGGGCTTTTTGGCAGCAGGCATTCATGCCGGATTAAAGCGTAAACGCAAAGATCTTGGAGCGATTTTATGTGAAGTGCCAGCGAGCGTTGCGGCAGTCTACACATTAAATCAAATTCAAGCGGCACCGCTTAAAGTAACACAGGAATCGATTGCGGTAGAAAATAAGATTCAGGCATTAGTTGTTAATAGTGGGAATGCAAATGCATGTACGGGAGAACGTGGACTAAAAGATGCTTACACGATGCGACAGGTATCAGCACAGCAATTTAACATTCCAGAGCATTTGGTAGCTGTTACTTCCACGGGTGTGATTGGTGAGTATTTACCGATTGAAAAAGTTACGGACGGAATTAAACAATTAAAGCCTACATCGATTGAAGGCGCGGCACAAACATTTAATGAAGCGATTCTAACAACGGATACAACAACAAAACAAACCTGCTTTCAAACAGAGATAGATGGTCAAACGATTTCCATTGGTGGTGTTGCAAAAGGATCTGGTATGATTCATCCAAATATGGCAACGATGCTTTCCTTCGTTACAACAGATGCTGTGATTGAGTCTGACGAACTACAAAAAGCATTATCCAGTATTACCAACCAGACATTTAACCGTATTACAGTTGATGGAGATACATCGACAAATGATATGGCGGTTGTGATGGCATCAGGACTTGCTGGTAACAATTCACTCTCACCAGATCATCCGCAATGGGCTTCCTTTTACGAAGCGCTAAAGCTTGCATGTGAATCACTTTCTAAGCAAATTGCACGTGACGGTGAAGGAGCGACTAAGCTGATCGAGGTTCAAGTAAATGGTGCATTAAATGATGAGGAAGCTGGTAAGGTAGCAAAGCAAATTGTCGGTTCAGACCTTGTAAAATCAGCTGTATTTGGTAAGGATGCGAACTGGGGAAGAATCATTTGTGCGATTGGTTACAGTGAATGCAAAATTAACCCTGAAACGATTGATATCGCAATTGGAAGCACGATGACACTCTTACAAAGTCAGCCACTTGTTTTCTCTGAGGAACAAGCAACCGCTTATATGACAGATGAGGATACGGTGGTCATTAACGTTCATTTACATGTTGGAGAAGGATTCGGAAAAGCATGGGGCTGCGATTTAACCTATGATTATGTTCGAATAAATGCAGGATATCGCACATAA